In Calonectris borealis chromosome 22, bCalBor7.hap1.2, whole genome shotgun sequence, one genomic interval encodes:
- the LIMD2 gene encoding LIM domain-containing protein 2: MFQATGPASPPPTHEAKNNSGGSTVQRSKSFSLKAQVKEMCTACQKTVYPMERLVADKFVFHNACFCCKHCHTKLSLGSYAALHGEFYCKPHFQQLFKSKGNYDEGFGRKQHKELWVHKEVESGTKSA; this comes from the exons ATGTTCCAGGCCACGGGACCCGCCAGCCCACCCCCGACTCAC GAGGCAAAGAACAACTCAGGAGGCAGCACGGTGCAGCGCTCCAAG TCCTTCAGCCTGAAGGCGCAAGTGAAGGAGATGTGCACTGCCTGCCAGAAAACCGTCTATCCCATGGAGCGGCTGGTGGCGGATAAATTTGTCTTCCACAACGCCTGCTTCTGCTGCAAGCACTGCCACACCAAGCTCAG cctgggcAGCTACGCAGCGCTCCACGGGGAATTCTACTGCAAGCCCCACTTCCAGCAGCTCTTCAAGAGTAAAGGCAACTACGACGAGGGCTTCGGGCGCAAGCAGCACAAGGAGCTGTGGGTGCACAAGGAGGTGGAGAGCGGGACCAAGTCGGCATGA